CTGGAGGCCCTGCTTATCCAGGCTCTCAGGTGTGGAGGGAGTGACAGAGTTTGCTCAAGAAACCGACTGGTCTATGGCTAACACTACAGGATGAAACACAGATGCTGAATCCAGGGCACGTGGGCAGGCCTGGCTTCAGAGAGGCCACAACAGCCCTGGGCCACCTCTCAGTTCTCACCACACCCTGGACGAGAGTCCTCAGCATGGGCCCTTGGCTCTAACCCTGGGCTCACCAAGCTACTCTCCAGATTCAAGCTCAGCACAGGATAAGACAAGACGCAAAGCATTCTGACCTCTGGCTAGGGTCCCCTGTCACTGTTGATACCACAGCATTTGGCTTGGTTTGCATTCTGTAAATCAACATAAACAGGGAAGCAATGGAGCCACACTTTGTGGAAAGAGACGGCTTGGGTCAGACAGGTGGCAAGAGGGACAGGTGGTCAGGATTTCCTGATGGGCTGGAGACGAGAAGAGTCGCGGATGCCCATGCCTTTGGCCTGAGGAGCTGAAAGCCGGTTGTCCTACCTGTGCTGGGGGAGGCTGCAGATGGGGCAAAGTTCAGTTTGGGGCGTGCTTGTGACGTTAGGCATCCAAGAGACGATGTTAAGCGGGGCAGCTGGCTGTGCAAGGCTGGAGGTCAGGAGGGAGATCTGGGTTGGATTTAAATGTGGGACTGGCTGGCACATAGGCAGTGTGGAAGGCCACTTCAGGTGTCCCCAAGAGAGAAGTGAGGGGTCAGGCTCGGTTTGGCTCTTGGTAGTCTCCCTGCTGACTTGCCTGCTTACAGGTCTTCCTCCTCCCAAGTTCCTCCACGTTCCCTGCCCCTTAGCTGGGCAAGGGCCAGGGGTCAGAGTCTTCTTCCTGAGGAAAAACCAGGCGCCCCTggttcttccctcccccacccctcgccCCTTTCCAGGGCCTGGCCGGCTACCCACAGACGGCCCTGGGAAAGGAACCTCAGCCACCCGCCCTGCTCACCCTGAAGCACGGCATGGAGACAGGGAAACCTTGTCACTGTCACTTTAAGTCTCCTGAGGAAGGAGGTCCATCGCCCACTGCTCACCACACGGAGGTAAGTGAGAGAAGGAAGTGGGGCAGGGTGTGGAGAACACCCAGCCCGGCTGCTCCCCCGGCCTGCTCACACCTGCAGACTTCCTGCAATGAGACCGGAAACAGGTGCCGTCCCCACCACCACAGCCCCCAGAGCCTGGGCCAGAGGGGAGCCATGGACAGGCCCCGGGCCCTGCTCCTGCTCTTGGCGCTGCTGACACTCTGCGTCACTGCTGGTGAGTGGAGGCCAGAGAGACGCAGAGGCTGTGAGGGCGGGTGGAGACACAGGCCTGGGCTCTCCCTATGCCTGTATCCCACAGGGACCCCCAAGGTCTGGGTGCAAGTTCAGACGGAGGCCGCCAAGTCCCCGTCCTTCACTGTCCGCTGTGGATTCCTGGGATCTGGCTCCATCTCCCTGGTGACTGTGAGCTGCGGGAAGCCCGATGGTGccgaaggggccagcctggctgtGCTGCACCCAGAATTCGGCACGGAGCTGAAGGCCCCAGCCCTCCAGGCCCACTGGGAAACCAAAACCAGCATCTCCCTCACCCTGGAAGGGTCTGAGGGGAGAAGCCCCATTCCGAACACCACCTTCTGCTGCAAGTTTGTTTCCTTCCCCGAGGGCTCCCAGGCGGCCTGTGGGAACCCCTCCCTCAGCACAGACCAAGGTGGGGCTGGCGAGGGGAGGGCGCCccgggagggcagggagggcctcCCAGCACCAGGCGCCGTCTGGTGCGTCTCTCTGTGCACAGGGCTCTCTGCCTCCACTCCAGCCCCCGTCTTGCGGGCCGACCTGGCTGGGATCTGGGGAGTCTCGGGGGTCCTCCTCTTTGGCTGCTTCtacctcctccacctcctgcgCCGGCAGAGGCACTGGTGAGACCCCGCCCCTGCGGCCCTGTCTCAACCCCCACTGCACGGGGCTGGCCATGTGCTTTGCCCCTCACCCTCCTAACTCTCTCCAAGGTCTGTCATGAAGCTTCAGCCACCCCTCAGCAGCCCCCAGACACAGATGCCAGCAAGGGTGAGGACGAGGGGATCACTTTGGAGCTGGAATGGGGTGGGCTGCAGCTAGGGGGCCAGGGGGTGGAGCCTCACTTGGGCCTCCTTCCCATCACCCCTGCAGGCGGCCggcccagcctccctggcctctctccacATCCCCTATGCCACGGTCAACACCAGCTACTTCTGCCCAGCAACTCTGGATACCGTCCTCCCGCCCCAGCCGCTGTCAAGGTGGGCGCAGCTCCCCACCCACAGGACACGCCAACCCCAGGCACCTGCCCCCTGGGCATCCCTGCCAGCCTCTGCTCGCAGCAGTTTCATCTCCGTTGAGAATGGACTCTATACTcaggcaggagagaggcctccCCACGCAGGCCCCAACCTTACCCCTTTCCCTGACCCTCTGGGGCCCAGAGCCGTGGAGGGTCGTTTAGGAGTTCGATGAGAGGGACCCCAAGTCCACTcagccttcctcccctcccaggcctctggGACCCCCTCTGTTGGGTGTCTGCATCCTGGGCGCCACCACCTTTGCACATCTGGTTTTATTCTTAGGCCTCCAGTAAGTGTCTCCACACATGCCTGGCCAGGGTGCACTTGTTGCGGATGTGGTCAGCGTGTGTgggcacacgtgtgtgtatgtgaggtGACAAACCCCATCCCAGGTGGTTTCCTGTTCTCAAGTCCCCAACTCTCCCAAGTGATGTCATAACTAAGTCAACAAAATGGTTTCTCTGACCGGAGCCTTGCCTgggccttttctttcttggggGGTAAAGAGGTTAGAGGCAGTTTCAACCCCTGGGACACAGGGGTCAGGTtagaagtggaggaagacagggcCTCAGCCTGGGAGAtgcctcccctgcccacccccggACAGGGGGTGATCGTGGGGCTGGGGTGGCAGTGTCGGGCAGGGGGACTCCTGGCCCTGCAGACCTTGCTGAGGGACACCAGGTGGGAAGGCAGGTTTGGGGGTCTGGTGGCCCCCAGGCAGGATGGTCCATACTCAAATCCCACCACGTCCTAGGAGAGCAGAAGGAGTTTCTGGGGCTTCAACCTGAGAAAAGTCCCTGTCGTCTGACTTGGTGTCCCTGTGACAGGGGCTCCCTGATggtctggggatggggccctCCTGTCTTCCCTCCACGTCCCAAATCTGCCCACGGTGCCTTCCTCGGGCTCCTCTCCTATCACGAGGACACCAGGACTACTCCCCACTGGCCATTCGGGGGGCAGGCAGAGGCCCGCTCAGACAGCAGCTGAACGCAGGCTCCCCTCCCCACTAACCTTCCCATCTGGGAGCCAGCCCGCTTTCAGCAAACAGGCCTGCAGCCTGGGCCTCATCGCGCCTTTGCCATGTGAGATAGCTCGGCGAGAGAGCTCTGTAAGCTGCCAGGCTCCACAGGAACGTGGCGGGTTCCAGgtggcagagggcaggcaggagccaggctAAGGTAGCAACCCCAACCAGGCTGAATACTAGTGGGGGGGTACACCTGCCActcagccccttcctccatcctgcgTATGGGAAATCCCAAGCCATGCCACCTGCCAAGCCAGGAACCACCCCTCTGCCTGGCTCAGGGAGGGCCTGCCCAGAGGCTGTGTCCAACCACAGAATCTTCCGGAAACCCAGCTTACTATTGCAGGCATGCTCAGATGTGGCCTTCCTAGGACCCATCGCCATCCAGCCACCAGCTCTACACTGCACTGGGGAGAGGGGGGACCAGGGAGGGTGACGGGGTGGTTAAGGGGTCATTGGGCCTGCCAGGCGTCAGCCTCTGTGAAGCCCTCAGCACTGGCCTAGTCGGCTCAGTGgtccctgcagggctgggggctcaagggagagaggagggggtgcTGCAGAGGTCCCTGAGGAGGGTCAGGGGCCCAGTAGTCTTGGGACCATGTCAGGACTAGGGACAGTGGTGTGGGGTCAATGGGGCTTGCAGGGTCTCAGGGGCGGCCTTGGCGCCAGGCTCCCCGGGAAGCCTTACTTCTCTAGAAGGGAATGGTCATGAGACAAGGGAGGTAGGGAGCTCTGagggccccagggcccccagcccgCCTCCCAGCAGGGCCACTTGCCATCGTGGAGTCAGGGGAGGGCCTCCCGGCCTGAGCCTTCCACAAGCTCAGGAAG
This region of Equus quagga isolate Etosha38 chromosome 7, UCLA_HA_Equagga_1.0, whole genome shotgun sequence genomic DNA includes:
- the PVRIG gene encoding transmembrane protein PVRIG isoform X2, which translates into the protein MGQSSVWGVLVTLGIQETMLSGAAGCARLEGLAGYPQTALGKEPQPPALLTLKHGMETGKPCHCHFKSPEEGGPSPTAHHTETSCNETGNRCRPHHHSPQSLGQRGAMDRPRALLLLLALLTLCVTAGTPKVWVQVQTEAAKSPSFTVRCGFLGSGSISLVTVSCGKPDGAEGASLAVLHPEFGTELKAPALQAHWETKTSISLTLEGSEGRSPIPNTTFCCKFVSFPEGSQAACGNPSLSTDQGGAGEGRAPREGREGLPAPGAVWCVSLCTGLSASTPAPVLRADLAGIWGVSGVLLFGCFYLLHLLRRQRHWSVMKLQPPLSSPQTQMPARAAGPASLASLHIPYATVNTSYFCPATLDTVLPPQPLSRWAQLPTHRTRQPQAPAPWASLPASARSSFISVENGLYTQAGERPPHAGPNLTPFPDPLGPRAVEGRLGVR
- the PVRIG gene encoding transmembrane protein PVRIG isoform X1, which codes for MGQSSVWGVLVTLGIQETMLSGAAGCARLEGLAGYPQTALGKEPQPPALLTLKHGMETGKPCHCHFKSPEEGGPSPTAHHTEVSERRKWGRVWRTPSPAAPPACSHLQTSCNETGNRCRPHHHSPQSLGQRGAMDRPRALLLLLALLTLCVTAGTPKVWVQVQTEAAKSPSFTVRCGFLGSGSISLVTVSCGKPDGAEGASLAVLHPEFGTELKAPALQAHWETKTSISLTLEGSEGRSPIPNTTFCCKFVSFPEGSQAACGNPSLSTDQGGAGEGRAPREGREGLPAPGAVWCVSLCTGLSASTPAPVLRADLAGIWGVSGVLLFGCFYLLHLLRRQRHWSVMKLQPPLSSPQTQMPARAAGPASLASLHIPYATVNTSYFCPATLDTVLPPQPLSRWAQLPTHRTRQPQAPAPWASLPASARSSFISVENGLYTQAGERPPHAGPNLTPFPDPLGPRAVEGRLGVR
- the PVRIG gene encoding transmembrane protein PVRIG isoform X4, with the protein product MGQSSVWGVLVTLGIQETMLSGAAGCARLEGLAGYPQTALGKEPQPPALLTLKHGMETGKPCHCHFKSPEEGGPSPTAHHTEVSERRKWGRVWRTPSPAAPPACSHLQTSCNETGNRCRPHHHSPQSLGQRGAMDRPRALLLLLALLTLCVTAGTPKVWVQVQTEAAKSPSFTVRCGFLGSGSISLVTVSCGKPDGAEGASLAVLHPEFGTELKAPALQAHWETKTSISLTLEGSEGRSPIPNTTFCCKFVSFPEGSQAACGNPSLSTDQAPVLRADLAGIWGVSGVLLFGCFYLLHLLRRQRHWSVMKLQPPLSSPQTQMPARAAGPASLASLHIPYATVNTSYFCPATLDTVLPPQPLSRWAQLPTHRTRQPQAPAPWASLPASARSSFISVENGLYTQAGERPPHAGPNLTPFPDPLGPRAVEGRLGVR
- the PVRIG gene encoding transmembrane protein PVRIG isoform X3, with the translated sequence MGQSSVWGVLVTLGIQETMLSGAAGCARLEGLAGYPQTALGKEPQPPALLTLKHGMETGKPCHCHFKSPEEGGPSPTAHHTEVSERRKWGRVWRTPSPAAPPACSHLQTSCNETGNRCRPHHHSPQSLGQRGAMDRPRALLLLLALLTLCVTAGTPKVWVQVQTEAAKSPSFTVRCGFLGSGSISLVTVSCGKPDGAEGASLAVLHPEFGTELKAPALQAHWETKTSISLTLEGSEGRSPIPNTTFCCKFVSFPEGSQAACGNPSLSTDQGLSASTPAPVLRADLAGIWGVSGVLLFGCFYLLHLLRRQRHWSVMKLQPPLSSPQTQMPARAAGPASLASLHIPYATVNTSYFCPATLDTVLPPQPLSRWAQLPTHRTRQPQAPAPWASLPASARSSFISVENGLYTQAGERPPHAGPNLTPFPDPLGPRAVEGRLGVR
- the PVRIG gene encoding transmembrane protein PVRIG isoform X5, which codes for METGKPCHCHFKSPEEGGPSPTAHHTEVSERRKWGRVWRTPSPAAPPACSHLQTSCNETGNRCRPHHHSPQSLGQRGAMDRPRALLLLLALLTLCVTAGTPKVWVQVQTEAAKSPSFTVRCGFLGSGSISLVTVSCGKPDGAEGASLAVLHPEFGTELKAPALQAHWETKTSISLTLEGSEGRSPIPNTTFCCKFVSFPEGSQAACGNPSLSTDQGGAGEGRAPREGREGLPAPGAVWCVSLCTGLSASTPAPVLRADLAGIWGVSGVLLFGCFYLLHLLRRQRHWSVMKLQPPLSSPQTQMPARAAGPASLASLHIPYATVNTSYFCPATLDTVLPPQPLSRWAQLPTHRTRQPQAPAPWASLPASARSSFISVENGLYTQAGERPPHAGPNLTPFPDPLGPRAVEGRLGVR